The following nucleotide sequence is from Basilea psittacipulmonis DSM 24701.
GTTACCCAGATCAGTAAGTTGTAGAATTTTCTCACGTTTGTCTTTGGGGCTTTCTTGAAATAGAATCCAACCCTTTTGTTTATAGTCTTGGCAAATATTAAATACGGTCTGTTTAGGCAAAGACCATTCCTCACTAATTTGTTTTTGTGTGACTTGATTGTCCTTTGATGAGGCAAGGCAGTACAGTACAGCATAATGATTGTAGTGAAACCCTAAGTTTTTTACCATTAAATTCATTGCTGTTTCAATTTCACCAAGGTATTGTGCAAGTTTATCTAACTGCTGCATATCATTTTATTAGTCATTTTTAAGATGGATTAATTTTAACTTAAAAACATGAAAATAAGAAATAATATTTTACAATAGTCCCAAAATTTACTATAATTTAGTCAATTTTAATACTATTTAAAATGCTATGAAAACGATCTTAAAACAAATTGCTATCCATCATCACCTTAAATTAATTCAAACTTTTGCTCTGGTATTATTAGAAAATGCTTTGATTTTGATTTATCCGCTCATGGCTAGTTTTGCCATTAATGCCATGGTGGCTAAACAAACAGGGTTGGCATTAAGTTATGCTGCTTTTGTTTTATTCGTTTGGTTAATTGGATCAGCTCGGCGTGCGGTGGATACACGAACATTCGCACGTATTTATGCACAAACGGTTGTACCAATTATTGTGAACCAACGTAAACAAGGGCAAGCAGTATCAGCAATTACTGCAAGAGTGGCTTTATCACGGGAGTTTGTGAATTTTTTTGAAGAACATTTGCCAACCTTTGTAACCGCAGTGATTTCCTTATTTGGAGCGGCTTTAATGTTGTGCGTATTAGAGCCACTAGTAGGAGTGACAGGCTTGTTGATTTTATTGATATTTATGGGGTTTTTGCCTAAATTTGCCCAAATCAACGATCGGCTTTATTTCAAGCTGAATAACCGCTTAGAGCAAGATGTACATATGATTTCAGGTGGCAAAGAGGCCCAATTAACCAAGCATTACCGCTTTATTGCCAAATTGCGGATTTTAATTTCTAACCGTGAAGCATTAGGTTACCTCTGTATAGGTACAACCATGAGTTTATTATTTACCATTGCCATTATTAAGCTTAGCTTAGCTCCCAACCTTTCCGCAGGGCATATTTACGCATTATTTAGCTATCTATGGACATTTGCTATTAGCTTAGACGATGCCCCTAGATTGATTGAGCAATATTCAGAACTGAAAGATATTGGTAAACGGGTGCAGTTGGAGCAAGAAGTGGTGTAGGGGGGCATTAAGTTTCTTTTAGGCAGGTATAATGGGTTTTGGGAAAGTTTTGCGGTATTACGTAGCAGTTGCACAAAGATTTAATCGATTGAAGACACTATAAATCCTGTTGAAATTTATTGTACAGCAGAAATCTATTGTGCTACAAAACTTACCTAAAACCGATCTTTTTGATAATAAACTATTGAGGCAATTTTTTAATCACAGAAGCGCTTTCAGAATAGATAACAAACACATGGGTACGCTTTGCCCCTTTTTTTCCCTTCTTCTTTTTCAATGTTTACGAGCGACTATCACACAACGTTTATTGGGATTTTTATTTTCTTTTAAACGATTAAACGATAATCAATATGCTCAACTTTTCGATTGGCTTTACGAGGGACAGGATGAACATACATTCTATCCATATCAATTTCTCTGTGCATAAGGGTTAGTTCTCTTTGTTCAAGTAGGGCTTTGCATAATTTATTAGCAAGGACATAGGTAGTTTCATACTGTACCTTCAAATCTCGTGATAATTGCAAAGTAGAAATGCCTTTTATCGCGTTAACAAATAACACAACGGCGATCATGGGTTTGGATAGATAGTTTATGATTGGCAAAAATCGTGCCTGAAGTAGGGCTAAAGGCATGTCGACAATGTTTACAACGAAATTGTTTTCGACTTGTGATAAAATAGGCTTGATGAATACAACCGCACTTAAGGCAAGTTACTTTATTTTGACTTCCCTCTCTCAAGTCACAAAGCAAATTAAACGCCTGTTTATCGGTCAAGTTGACTACTTGACGGATGGAAAGGGTTTTGGCTTTGCTTGAAAGTAGAAAGTGTTGAGGCA
It contains:
- a CDS encoding MarR family winged helix-turn-helix transcriptional regulator → MQQLDKLAQYLGEIETAMNLMVKNLGFHYNHYAVLYCLASSKDNQVTQKQISEEWSLPKQTVFNICQDYKQKGWILFQESPKDKREKILQLTDLGNQQAMPVLYATQAVSQQVFQRFGSQKTQQLFALLQEFSESYTQVLSQIEHKNN
- a CDS encoding ABC transporter six-transmembrane domain-containing protein translates to MKTILKQIAIHHHLKLIQTFALVLLENALILIYPLMASFAINAMVAKQTGLALSYAAFVLFVWLIGSARRAVDTRTFARIYAQTVVPIIVNQRKQGQAVSAITARVALSREFVNFFEEHLPTFVTAVISLFGAALMLCVLEPLVGVTGLLILLIFMGFLPKFAQINDRLYFKLNNRLEQDVHMISGGKEAQLTKHYRFIAKLRILISNREALGYLCIGTTMSLLFTIAIIKLSLAPNLSAGHIYALFSYLWTFAISLDDAPRLIEQYSELKDIGKRVQLEQEVV
- a CDS encoding transposase; protein product: MPQHFLLSSKAKTLSIRQVVNLTDKQAFNLLCDLREGSQNKVTCLKCGCIHQAYFITSRKQFRCKHCRHAFSPTSGTIFANHKLSIQTHDRRCVIC